Within the Cryptococcus neoformans var. neoformans B-3501A chromosome 1, whole genome shotgun sequence genome, the region TCTTTCCCCGGTTGCTAGTTAGGTTCATCAATTCAAACTGCAAGGGGCATGATGAACACATCTACTGAATTATGTGCGTTTCCCACATTGTTATAGTCGAAAAAAATAAACGGAGTACCGACCGAACAGACGACAGGAGagctgaggaggaggaatcCCGCCCCGTCGTTCGAACCAAAAATCGGCCGAATTGATAAGCAACCCGCCTATCTTGTACGTCATATTTTATCGAGTCACTGCCGCCCGCTGTGCTTCTGCCGAGATCCgatcccttttccttgttgcCACTCGCTAACAACTCTTGGTGCAGCGTCATGGATGTGTAGGCTTTCGACATAAAATAATGCACGATGTAAAATGCGTGCAGTATATAATCGATCGGTCTTCGTCAATTACATTCTTTTGTCCTCTCTCTCATAATCAAGTTAATCATTTAAAAGATCATACAACAGCACCCATAAAGCGAAAACAGACAAATATGTCCACCCTCGCAGAACAAACGACTGATACCCAAGGCCCTTCTTGCCTGCCGACCGAACTCCAGCCTCAGGCAACCAACAACCCCACTTCTTCTGTATTTTCCCGGGCCGAGGATGTGCCGGTGTACAATGTTCCAATGAGAGTCATCAACCGGCCTCTCCCCAGTGAGCTAGATGAGAATAAAGTGAAAACTTTCATGGCCGAAATGGAGGTACGTTACTCTAGCACTGTACTAAACATGATTCTGACTCTGATGACTGTGAACCATATGTAGCGCGGTGACCCTTTCACCCCGATAGAAATCGTTAAAGTCAAGGCGCCACTCAAGACTGATCCTACAGGGACCCCCCAAGTCTTCTATTTCGCCATGGGAGGGTGTCACAGATACGAAGCTACTAAAAGATTGGGATGGGAAACAATAAGAGCGAGGATTATTGATGTTCCTGCCAATCAGATGAGAATTTATCTGGGGGCTGGGTCGCCTTTCTAGATGTTATGATGCGTTTGACGTCTAGATGTCTAATCAATGTATGAATGCCTTTTCCTATGTCAGAACTAGCAAGAGACGGCTGAAGCTGTGTGGCCTTTGCTGGTCATGCATAATTCTGTAGTCGTAAGCTTGCCCTTCAGAATCTTGTGATTATTTGATAAAACGACTTCAATAACAATTAATAATCAGTCTGTTAAAAGCGCAAGCTTGTCTCAACTCTGAAGGACCGGGGTGCGAGAGATTacggaagatgaagtgGTGATCTAGGTTTTTTAGTGCCTAGGCTTATGATGTCGATGTCATTTAACTACCATCATCTTTTGTTCTGGTACTACCGCATCTTCTCCTGTAGTATATCCGGAATAATGATAGTGAAATTCTCAAATCCGTACTTCTTTAGGGCCTCTTAATTCCGGCTCCCTTCCATTGTTCATCCTATACGTCTATGTATCTATCCAAAAAACCCAAATAATACAAATGATTATTGTAGTACAGTTAGTAATAAGGAATGAACTTCAAGAGAATTACAGTATCAGTTTCAAACGACAAATGACAAGGCAGAACGACAGGCACGTCCTTATCAACGAGCTTAAATTTGGACGCATTTACCGCAATGCGTGTAATCAAAGAACAAATAACCACACGATTGAAATCATGGATATATCTCCTATAACAGAGATCGGGCAGTTCAATCACTCTCATACAATGCAGAAATTGCGAACGTTTCAACACCAGCAGGGCACGATAGTCGCAAAGATTCAGTAGTTCAGAGAAGGTAGTCATGCATAGATATATAATCACGCAACAACCACCGGACTCGGGAAAGGGATTTTTGAAGAAAGACTCCGAAGATACGCTTAGTCGAAGAGACCGAAGCCCTACACCACGTCCGTCAGTAAAGTTCCATTACGCCTCATGACAAACCCACCATGTCGTCGTCAGACTCCTCCTtagcctcctccttcttctcctcagcaGGGGCAGCCTCATCAGCGCCACCGGCAGCGGCACCAGCAGCAGGGGCAGCACCGGCAGCGGGGgcaccaccgccgccaaCGTTGGTGAGGAGGTCCTTGATGTCCTTGCCGTCGAGAGCCTTGGCGAGGAGGGTAGCCCAGATGGGCTCAACCTCGACCTTGGCGGCCTGGGTAAGAGTGACGATCTTGTCGCCCTATAGTCAAAGTCAGACTTGTCTCCGCAAAACCTTCAAAACCAAACTGACAGTGATCTCGATACCCTCGTCGGCGAGGATAAGAGCGGCGTAGGTGGCAGCGAGTTCAGAAGACTACTGCTGTCAGCCGATTCCATTCAGGCGGACGGGGACGCTCACCATTTTTGATACGTAAACCTGTTTAAGCCTGAAGTATGGCGGGAATACGTTTGTTCTTGTGGAtgcaagagaaaagaagagcagcaAGTTGTCGGAAAAGTTGGACAGCAGCACATACTGGATCGGCATTTTCGACAGGCGCGCTTGTGGCACTTTCCGTTTTCCACGGAAGCAAACGAAAGTCCAGCAAACAATTTGATCCCGCTTTTTGGTGCCACAAAGAAAAATCGGAGTTTTGGAAAAACGGCGTTTCGCAAAAAGGAAACGCAAGGCCGTTCAAGCTTTGGTCGAAACaaactcctcttccttcaccccTCAAGTTACTTCAAAAAAATGGCTCCTTCTACCACGTACGTGCATACTGC harbors:
- a CDS encoding 60S acidic ribosomal protein P1 (Match to ESTs gb|CF193394.1|CF193394, gb|CF193393.1|CF193393, gb|CF193065.1|CF193065; HMMPfam hit to Ribosomal_60s, 60s Acidic ribosomal protein, score: 129.3, E(): 8.5e-36); this encodes MPIQYVLLSNFSDNLLLFFSLASTRTNVFPPYFRLKQVYVSKMSSELAATYAALILADEGIEITGDKIVTLTQAAKVEVEPIWATLLAKALDGKDIKDLLTNVGGGGAPAAGAAPAAGAAAGGADEAAPAEEKKEEAKEESDDDMGFGLFD